One Castanea sativa cultivar Marrone di Chiusa Pesio chromosome 4, ASM4071231v1 DNA window includes the following coding sequences:
- the LOC142632463 gene encoding uncharacterized protein LOC142632463 produces the protein MALWAIELSEFDIKYRPRTTIKGQVVADFIVEFTNAKGQGIEYPQWNVFTDGSSNKGAGGAGVVFQSPEGDKVECMVRLDFPTTNNEAAYEALIAGLDLAKVVGATNILIHCNSQVVTNQVNGDYKCKGERMKKYLEQAKRRVNELQAKVVQIPRGENEQADYLAKAASAEYMTTPDKVLSFIQLSPLIDVVNIQEIGSEKNWTTPLISYLKDGTLPKGEEAARKLKVQSVRFVLIKDVLYKRGFSRPYLRCLGLEEAEYIMREVHEGICGNHSGSRSLVHKLIRTGYYWPTMQNNTQVYVKALRQLKFLVVGIDYFTKWVEAEALAMITEKNVRSFVWKSIICRYGIPRVLVSDNVEIGLMSYRVDNHDEGRNDEELRLQLDLTDEVRAIAEQRLARYQDLMAKHYNS, from the exons ATGGCCTTATGGGCAATAGAACTAAGCGAGTTTGACATAAAATATCGCCCACGCACCACCATCAAGGGGCAAGTGGTCGCCGACTTCATTGTGGAGTTCACCAATGCAAAAGGCCAGGGGATAGAATATCCCCAATGGAATGTGTTCACGGACGGATCATCAAACAAGGGAGCTGGTGGAGCGGGGGTTGTATTTCAGTCTCCAGAGGGTGACAAGGTCGAATGCATGGTTCGACTTGATTTTCCTACGACTAACAACGAAGCGGCGTATGAAGCTCTCATAGCAGGTTTAGATCTAGCCAAAGTCGTAGGGGCCACAAACATATTGATCCATTGCAACTCTCAAGTCGTCACTAATCAGGTAAACGGCGACTACAAATGTAAGGGAGAAAGGATGAAGAAGTACTTGGAGCAAGCAAAGAGAAGGGTGAACGAGCTGCAAGCAAAGGtcgttcaaatcccaaggggaGAAAATGAGCAAGCCGACTACCTTGCTAAGGCCGCATCCGCAGAATACATGACCACCCCCGACAAGGTACTCTCATTTATTCAGCTCTCACCACTAATAGACGTTGTCAATATACAGGAGATTGGTTCTGAAAAAAATTGGACCACCCCCTTGATCTCTTACTTGAAAGACGGCACGCTGCCTAAGGGGGAGGAAGCTGCAAGGAAGCTAAAGGTCCAGTCAGTACGATTcgtcttgataaaggacgtccTGTATAAGAGGGGTTTCTCCCGACCGTACTTGAGATGTTTAGGCCTCGAAGAAGCAGAATATatcatgagagaagtacacgaggggatatgcggcaaccaTTCAGGGTCGCGGTCGTTGGTACATAAGTTGATTCGGACCggatactactggccgacaatgcagaatAACACCCAGGTTTATGTAAAAGCTT TGAGGCAACTGAAGTTTCTCGTTGTCGgcatcgactacttcaccaaatgggtggaagctgaaGCCTTGGCCATGATCACTGAAAAGAACGTACGGAGCTTCGTATGGAAAAGCATTATTTGCAGGTACGGAATTCCAAGGGTCTTGGTCTCAGACAACG TTGAGATTGGACTCATGAGTTACAGGGTGGAcaatcacgacgagggaagaaatgacGAAGAGCTACGTCTACAACTTGATCTAACTGACGAGGTTAGGGCAATAGCTGAGCAGAGACTCGCACGATACCAGGATCTCATGgccaaacactacaactccTGA